In Pseudomonas sp. MM213, a genomic segment contains:
- a CDS encoding glutamine synthetase family protein: MSVPPRAVQLNEANAFLKEHPEVLYVDLLIADMNGVVRGKRIERTSLHKVYEKGINLPASLFALDINGSTVESTGLGLDIGDADRICYPIPDTLCNEPWQKRPTAQLLMTMHELEGEPFFADPREVLANVVRKFDEMGLTICAAFELEFYLIDQENVNGRPQPPRSPVSGKRPHSTQVYLIDDLDEYVDCLQDILEGAKEQGIPADAIVKESAPAQFEVNLHHVADPIKACDYAVLLKRLIKNIAYDHEMDTTFMAKPYPGQAGNGLHVHISILDKDGKNIFASEDPEQNAALRHAIGGVLETLPAQMAFLCPNVNSYRRFGAQFYVPNSPCWGLDNRTVAIRVPTGAADAVRIEHRVAGADANPYLLMASVLAGVHHGLTNKIEPGAPVEGNSYEQNEQSLPNNLRDALRELDDSEVMAKYIDPKYIDIFVACKESELEEFEHSISDLEYNWYLHTV, translated from the coding sequence CTCCACAAGGTTTACGAGAAAGGCATCAACCTGCCGGCCTCTCTATTTGCTCTGGATATCAACGGCTCGACGGTGGAAAGCACCGGCCTGGGCCTGGACATCGGCGATGCTGACCGAATCTGCTATCCAATCCCCGACACCCTGTGCAATGAGCCCTGGCAGAAGCGCCCTACCGCGCAACTGTTGATGACCATGCACGAACTCGAAGGCGAGCCATTCTTCGCCGATCCGCGCGAAGTGCTGGCCAACGTGGTGCGCAAGTTCGACGAAATGGGCCTGACCATCTGCGCCGCGTTCGAGCTGGAGTTCTACCTGATCGACCAGGAGAACGTGAACGGCCGTCCGCAACCACCTCGCTCGCCGGTTTCCGGTAAACGCCCGCACTCGACACAGGTCTACCTGATCGACGACCTCGACGAATACGTCGACTGCCTCCAGGACATTCTGGAAGGTGCAAAAGAGCAAGGCATCCCGGCCGACGCCATCGTCAAGGAAAGTGCCCCGGCGCAGTTCGAAGTAAACCTGCACCACGTGGCCGACCCGATCAAGGCTTGCGACTACGCGGTCCTGCTCAAGCGCCTGATCAAGAACATCGCCTACGACCATGAGATGGACACCACCTTCATGGCCAAGCCTTACCCGGGCCAGGCGGGCAACGGTCTGCACGTCCACATTTCGATTCTTGATAAAGATGGCAAAAACATTTTTGCCAGCGAGGATCCCGAGCAGAACGCCGCGCTGCGACACGCGATCGGCGGTGTGCTCGAGACCCTACCGGCGCAGATGGCTTTCCTCTGCCCGAACGTCAACTCCTACCGTCGTTTCGGCGCGCAGTTCTATGTGCCGAACTCGCCGTGCTGGGGCCTGGACAACCGCACCGTAGCGATTCGCGTACCCACCGGCGCCGCCGATGCCGTACGTATCGAACACCGTGTGGCCGGCGCCGACGCCAACCCGTACCTGCTGATGGCTTCGGTCCTGGCGGGCGTGCACCACGGCCTGACCAACAAGATCGAGCCGGGCGCACCCGTGGAAGGCAACTCCTACGAGCAGAACGAGCAAAGCCTGCCGAACAACCTGCGCGACGCATTGCGCGAGCTGGACGACAGCGAAGTCATGGCCAAGTACATCGATCCGAAATACATCGATATCTTCGTGGCCTGCAAGGAAAGCGAGCTGGAGGAGTTTGAACACTCCATCTCCGACCTTGAGTACAACTGGTATCTGCATACCGTTTAA